In Miscanthus floridulus cultivar M001 chromosome 5, ASM1932011v1, whole genome shotgun sequence, one genomic interval encodes:
- the LOC136453092 gene encoding probable LRR receptor-like serine/threonine-protein kinase IRK, with the protein MATAAAATCPLLLLAALLLGAAATTSALTDDVLALVVFKTDVSDPSGRLATWTEDDDRSCSWPAVGCDARTGRVTSLSLPAASLSGRLPRALLRLDALLSLALPRNNLSGPVLPNLLTALPRLRSLDLSSNRLAAPVPAQLFAQCRAVRSISLAHNQLSGYIPPAVASCASLVSLNLSSNRLAGPIPDGLWSLPSLRSLDLSGNELSGSVPGGFPRTSSLRDVDLSRNLLAGEIPADVGEAALLKSLDLGHNLFTGGLPESLRRLTGLRFLGAGGNVLAGELPEWIGEMWALERLDFSGNRFAGDIPYTIANCKNLVEVDLSRNALTGDLPWWVFGLPLQRVSVAGNQLNGWVKVPDDAAMALRVLDLSSNAFSGEIPLRITVFAGLQSLNLSLNSFSGQLPAGIGGMRLLEVLDVSANRLEGTVPPEIGGAVALRDLRMGRNSLTGRIPSQIGNCSSLVALDFSHNNLTGPIPSTMGNLTSLQVVNLSQNKLNGTLPVELSNLPSLHIFDVSHNMLTGDLPNSRFFNNIPESFLMDNSGLCSSRKNDSCSAVMPKPIVLNPNSSSNPSSQATPSAPSNMHHKKIILSISTLIAIAGGAAIAIGVITISVLNRRVRAHAAAPRSAPVTALSDDYLSQSPENDASSGKLVMFGKGSPEFSAGGHALLNKDCELGRGGFGAVYKTVLRDGQPVAIKKLTVSSLVKSKDDFERQVKMLSKVRHHNIVALRGFYWTSSLQLLIYDYLPGGNLHKHLHECNEDNLLSWMERFDVILGVARGLTYLHQHGIIHYNLKSSNVLLDSNGEPKVGDCGLAKLLPMLDRYVLSSKIQSALGYMAPEFACKTVKITEKCDVYGFGVLVLEVLTGRRPVEYLEDDVVVLCDLVRSALEEGRPEDCIDPRLCGEFPLDEALPIIKLGLVCTSQVPSNRPDMGEAVSILELVRSPQDSADDELV; encoded by the exons atggccaccgccgccgccgccacctgccCTCTCCTGCTCCTCGCCGCGCTACTCCTCGGGGCGGCCGCCACCACGAGCGCGCTCACCGACGACGTCCTCGCACTGGTGGTCTTCAAGACGGACGTCTCGGACCCGTCGGGCCGCCTCGCGACGTGGACCGAGGACGACGATCGCTCCTGCTCCTGGCCGGCCGTTGGCTGCGACGCGCGCACGGGCCGCGTCACCTCGCTCTCGCTCCCAGCGGCGTCGCTCTCGGGCCGCCTCCCGCGCGCGCTGCTCCGCCTCGACGCGCTCCTCTCCCTCGCACTCCCGCGCAACAACCTCTCCGGCCCCGTGCTCCCCAACCTCCTAACCGCGCTCCCGCGGCTCCGCTCCCTCGACCTCTCCTCCAACCGCCTCGCCGCGCCCGTCCCCGCCCAGCTCTTCGCCCAATGCCGCGCCGTCCGCTCCATCTCCCTCGCGCACAACCAGCTCTCGGGCTACATCCCGCCCGCCGTCGCGTCCTGCGCATCGCTCGTGTCCCTCAACCTCTCGTCCAACCGCCTCGCCGGCCCCATCCCTGACGGGCTCTGGTCGCTGCCTTCGCTCCGGTCTCTCGACCTCTCCGGCAACGAGCTCTCCGGGAGTGTGCCTGGTGGATTCCCCCGGACCAGCTCGCTGCGGGACGTGGATTTGAGCCGAAACCTCCTCGCCGGGGAGATACCGGCGGATGTCGGCGAGGCGGCGCTGCTGAAGTCACTGGATTTGGGGCATAACTTGTTCACTGGCGGCTTGCCGGAATCGCTCCGGAGGCTGACCGGCCTGCGGTTCCTCGGCGCCGGCGGCAATGTACTTGCAGGTGAGCTGCCGGAGTGGATCGGGGAAATGTGGGCGCTGGAGCGCCTTGATTTCTCGGGCAACCGATTTGCCGGCGACATTCCCTACACCATCGCCAACTGCAAGAACCTTGTGGAGGTCGACCTAAGCCGAAATGCGCTCACCGGCGATCTTCCCTGGTGGGTGTTCGGCCTACCGCTGCAGCGCGTCTCGGTGGCAGGCAACCAGCTGAATGGGTGGGTGAAGGTGCCCGACGACGCAGCAATGGCGCTTCGTGTGCTGGACCTGTCGAGCAACGCGTTCTCCGGCGAGATCCCGCTGCGGATCACTGTCTTTGCGGGCTTGCAGTCTCTGAACCTGTCCTTGAATTCCTTTTCGGGGCAGCTGCCGGCCGGCATTGGTGGGATGAGGCTCCTCGAGGTGCTGGACGTGAGCGCTAACCGACTTGAAGGAACCGTGCCGCCGGAGATCGGCGGTGCGGTGGCGCTCCGGGACCTGCGGATGGGGAGGAATTCGCTCACGGGACGCATCCCGTCGCAGATTGGGAACTGCAGCTCCCTCGTTGCACT GGATTTCTCACACAATAACCTCACGGGGCCAATTCCTAGCACCATGGGAAACCTGACAAGTCTCCAAGTGGTCAATCTCTCTCAGAACAAGCTGAACGGGACCCTACCAGTAGAGCTATCCAATCTGCCTAGCCTCCACATCTTTGACGTCTCCCACAACATGCTGACAGGGGATCTGCCAAATAGCCGCTTCTTCAACAACATCCCTGAGTCCTTCCTCATGGACAATTCTGGTCTGTGTAGCTCACGGAAGAATGACTCATGCAGCGCAGTTATGCCAAAGCCTATTGTGCTAAACCCAAACTCCTCGTCAAATCCCTCGTCGCAGGCTACACCTAGTGCCCCTAGCAACATGCATCACAAGAAAATCATATTGAGTATCTCCACCCTCATTGCCATAGCCGGTGGGGCAGCCATTGCTATCGGAGTGATCACCATATCTGTgcttaatcgccgcgtccgggCCCATGCAGCTGCCCCACGCTCAGCACCTGTTACTGCATTATCTGATGATTACCTTAGTCAGTCCCCTGAGAATGATGCTAGCTCTGGTAAGCTTGTCATGTTTGGAAAGGGCAGCCCTGAGTTCAGCGCCGGTGGGCATGCATTGTTGAACAAAGATTGTGAGCTTGGACGTGGAGGCTTTGGTGCAGTCTACAAGACAGTGCTCAGAGATGGACAGCCGGTAGCCATCAAGAAGCTTACTGTCTCTAGCTTGGTCAAGTCAAAGGACGATTTCGAGCGACAAGTGAAGATGCTTAGCAAGGTGCGGCACCACAATATTGTCGCACTCAGAGGTTTCTACTGGACTTCATCGCTGCAGCTCCTTATCTATGATTACCTGCCCGGAGGAAATTTGCATAAACACCTACACGAGTGCAATGAAGATAACTTACTTTCCTGGATGGAGAGATTCGACGTCATCCTCGGTGTTGCCCGGGGCCTGACATACCTGCACCAGCATGGTATCATCCACTACAATCTCAAGTCAAGCAACGTGCTGCTGGACAGCAACGGCGAGCCAAAGGTCGGCGACTGTGGCCTTGCTAAGCTGCTGCCAATGTTGGACCGGTATGTCCTGAGCAGTAAGATCCAGAGTGCACTTGGGTACATGGCACCAGAATTCGCATGCAAGACAGTGAAGATCACCGAGAAGTGCGACGTGTATGGCTTTGGGGTGCTTGTGCTGGAGGTCTTGACCGGCAGGAGACCCGTCGAGTACTTGGAAGACGATGTGGTTGTCCTGTGTGATCTGGTCAGAAGCGCGCTGGAGGAAGGCAGACCAGAGGACTGCATCGATCCGCGACTATGCGGTGAGTTCCCCT